One genomic window of Candidatus Abyssobacteria bacterium SURF_5 includes the following:
- a CDS encoding MaoC family dehydratase — protein sequence MEEPMKTLTFDSVQVGEELPPFIQSVTQETFWKFAVASLDYNPVHCDPEWVSTAQPFGIPQTVGHGMMTMTFMLSVVSNWAYPAGLHIRRMTSKFIWPVLAGWTVKCTGTVSEKHLISPGKNYVIVDLKAENQDGRELAVCRTEVVFPED from the coding sequence ATGGAGGAGCCCATGAAGACATTGACTTTCGACTCGGTTCAGGTGGGCGAGGAACTGCCGCCATTCATCCAATCGGTAACGCAGGAAACGTTCTGGAAATTTGCAGTCGCTTCGCTCGATTACAACCCGGTCCATTGCGATCCCGAGTGGGTATCGACGGCTCAGCCATTCGGGATTCCGCAGACCGTCGGCCACGGGATGATGACGATGACGTTCATGCTGTCGGTCGTCTCGAACTGGGCATATCCCGCGGGGCTCCATATCAGGAGAATGACATCGAAGTTCATCTGGCCGGTGCTCGCCGGCTGGACCGTGAAATGCACCGGGACCGTTTCGGAAAAGCATCTGATCAGTCCGGGAAAAAACTACGTCATTGTGGACCTCAAGGCGGAAAACCAGGACGGAAGAGAGTTGGCGGTGTGCCGGACGGAAGTGGTGTTTCCGGAAGATTAG
- a CDS encoding AMP-dependent synthetase codes for MHDEKPWLKHYDAGVAPDVPAADTTYAHMLEESFSDFADRAALHFMGVTQKFRELDLLSRRFAAFLGEIGCGPGDVVGINLPNTPQYLIAHAGALRAGCAATGVSPLLTPKEMAYQLNDCGARVLVTLDAIFEQRVTKIHEKVAKLSHIVPTGIADFLPWPKRTLGRLLKKIPTGKISPLPGKTVIHFRRLLESYPPKAPKIDIKPENICLIQYTGGTTGMPKGAELTHGNMVSNLLQSKQWLDTKRGGEIYISGFPFFHLAGLMYGMSGMGLGNTQILIPDPRNTKHICDEFARYLPTAMANVPSLYQMLLAEPMFKTLNFTQVKACLSGAAPFPVDSFSALEALVGEGKVIEVYGMTEASPLLTMNPFRGLKKIGTVGIPIQSTHMKLMDLETGEREVAVGEEGEIIARGPQIMKGYWKKPEETAHAMRSIRGETWLYTGDVAKMDADGYFTIVDRAKDMLNVGGFKVFSKEVEETLYEHPAIQFCAVIGLPNPERPGSEVVKAVVQLSANFKDKDRDAIERELMQYCHENMAPYKRPKSIEFVESLPLTAVGKVDKKALRPNK; via the coding sequence ATGCACGATGAGAAACCGTGGCTGAAGCATTATGATGCTGGAGTCGCACCCGATGTACCTGCGGCGGACACAACTTACGCTCACATGCTCGAGGAGAGCTTTTCGGATTTTGCGGACCGCGCGGCGCTGCACTTCATGGGTGTCACGCAGAAGTTCCGCGAGCTTGACCTGCTGTCGCGCCGGTTCGCCGCATTCCTCGGTGAGATCGGGTGTGGGCCGGGCGACGTCGTAGGCATTAATCTTCCGAATACGCCCCAGTACCTGATCGCGCATGCGGGCGCCCTGCGGGCCGGATGCGCCGCGACCGGCGTCTCTCCGCTGCTGACGCCGAAGGAAATGGCGTATCAACTCAATGACTGCGGCGCGCGTGTGCTGGTGACGCTCGACGCCATTTTCGAGCAGCGGGTGACGAAGATACATGAGAAGGTCGCGAAGCTTTCACATATTGTTCCCACCGGCATAGCCGATTTCCTGCCCTGGCCGAAACGCACGCTCGGCAGGCTCCTCAAGAAGATTCCGACAGGCAAGATATCGCCGCTGCCGGGGAAAACGGTGATTCATTTTCGGAGGCTGCTTGAGTCGTATCCACCGAAAGCGCCGAAGATCGATATCAAGCCCGAGAACATCTGCCTGATCCAATACACCGGTGGTACGACCGGCATGCCGAAGGGGGCGGAGCTGACGCATGGGAACATGGTGTCGAACCTTCTTCAGAGCAAGCAATGGCTGGATACCAAGCGGGGCGGCGAAATCTACATATCCGGCTTTCCGTTCTTTCATTTGGCGGGCCTGATGTACGGCATGAGCGGAATGGGGCTCGGCAACACGCAGATTCTGATTCCGGACCCGCGCAACACGAAACACATCTGTGACGAGTTCGCAAGGTATCTTCCGACGGCGATGGCGAACGTGCCGTCGCTTTACCAGATGCTTTTGGCCGAGCCGATGTTCAAGACGTTGAATTTCACGCAGGTGAAGGCGTGCCTTTCGGGCGCCGCACCGTTTCCGGTGGACTCGTTCAGTGCGCTCGAGGCGCTGGTGGGCGAAGGCAAGGTAATCGAGGTATACGGAATGACCGAGGCGAGTCCTCTCCTGACGATGAATCCGTTCAGGGGCCTGAAGAAGATCGGGACGGTCGGCATTCCGATCCAGAGCACGCACATGAAGCTGATGGACCTGGAGACCGGCGAGCGCGAGGTGGCGGTCGGCGAAGAGGGGGAAATCATCGCGCGCGGCCCGCAGATAATGAAAGGTTACTGGAAAAAGCCGGAGGAGACGGCGCACGCGATGCGCTCGATCAGGGGCGAAACATGGCTGTATACGGGCGACGTAGCCAAGATGGACGCCGACGGTTATTTCACCATTGTCGATCGCGCGAAGGACATGTTGAACGTGGGTGGATTCAAGGTGTTCTCGAAGGAAGTCGAGGAAACGCTGTACGAGCATCCGGCAATTCAGTTCTGCGCGGTGATCGGCCTCCCGAATCCTGAGCGCCCCGGCAGCGAAGTGGTGAAGGCGGTCGTCCAGCTTTCCGCCAATTTTAAGGATAAAGACCGCGACGCGATCGAGCGGGAGTTGATGCAGTATTGCCACGAGAACATGGCGCCGTACAAGCGGCCGAAATCGATCGAGTTCGTCGAGAGCCTGCCGCTGACGGCGGTCGGCAAGGTGGATAAGAAAGCGCTGAGGCCCAACAAGTAG